The nucleotide window GAGGAGGGGCAGTGACTCTCTGGGACAAGCAAGCAGGCTATATAAGTTTCAGAAGGCTGGGCTCCACTCAGATCTTTTCCAGCGGCTGCTGCCTGCCAGAGAGGCGCCTTCAGAGACCCAGCACTTACACAATACCCACCATGTCCCAGGTAGGACCCAGCACGGGCTGTGTTGATGCCAGAGGGAGTGGAGGTGGAGTCCTGGACACTTTCGGCTCTGGCAGCTGTGTCTTGATCTGAGCCCCAAGCATGAACTGGAGGCTCTGCAGCCCTTGGGAGATGGGGGCTCAGGGAGGACCCCCTGAGGAACCCCTCTTCTATGTGGCTTTGGTGGTATTCCATGGTTTGTTAggaggagtggagagaaatgttgGGGATGGGGGGCCTAGATAGATctttgcatgtgcatgtgtgtgtgcacatctgtgtgtgtgtgcacgtttgtgcgcgtgcatgtgtgtgctgcCGGTATAGCTCAGTGTGTAGAGCTTTGTGCATTTGTAGCTATGGGCCCTGCAGCCATGCACTGTGTGTGTAGCTACACACATaggtctgtctgtctctgtgtatgGTATATGCATGAagctgtatgtgtgtgcacatgaggCTGGAGGGACACAGCTGGGTGCATCCCTGTGCAGGAGTATAGTGTGTTGCTCTGAGGAGCCTGgcccaggctgagggaggaaatGGCTGCACCTGCACCCAAGCACAGGCAGGTCTCAGACTCACAGGCGCCTGGGGTTGAGGCGTAGGGTAAACACCGAGCCTGGGTGTCCCCCACCCTGGAGGGACAGACCAGCCTGCCAAGAGAGAGGATTGTCCTTGCTGCCTGCTCTGTGGGTGGATGGCCACTTTGGACTGTAACTCTGTGGGCATCTGGTCCTTCTACCCCATTTCCAGCCCCAAAGACACAAAGTAAATACTGGCGCTTTTCTGGAAGAGGGGCAATCCTTGAGGGACCACTTGCCACCCAGTGAACAGGTTTTGGAACTAACCAAATTCCCTAGTATTGCCCAGCCTCAGAGCTAGTCCCCTTCACCGttccccactgtgcccagccctgagctTGACCAGGCAGCCAGACACACCAGTGTGAGGCTGCAGCAGCCACTGCTCCCAGGAGCTCCCAGGCTGTAAGGGAAGGGCACATGGGCAAGTCAGACCAAGACAGCTGGGAGACCTGCAGCAGGTGGAGTGTAGTTGGAAAGGCTTTCTCTGGAAGAGAAGTAGAGCCTTGAATAGGCTTGGGTTTAGAGAGCAGAGAAGAGGGGTCTTGGCCAGGGCACAGAGGTAGGTGTCCCTGCCTCAAGGCTTCAGGTAGTAAGATGAGGCTCTTGGATCTCCAAGGCTGGTGCTCAGGAAGCGCCTATCAAGAAGAAGCGCCCCCCTGTGAAGGAGGAGGACCTGAAGGGGGCCCGAGGAAACCTGACCAAGAACCAGGAAATCAAGTCCAAGACCTACCAGGTCATGCGAGAGTGTGGTGAGTGTCCTTATGCCATCTGGCGCTGGGGATGGGGGTGCAGGTGTGTGTCAGTGGTGGGGGAGGCGGTTAAGGATCCTTTTCTGAGAATCCagtattcctgggctcaagaaaagGTGCTCCCATCATAAGGGACCTTCCCTCCCAGGAAGCCAGGCTGGCCCCTGACTTTACCTCCTCCCACAGAGCAAGCTggctcggccgccccgtcagtGTTCAGCCGCACCCGCACAGGCACCGAGACTGTCTTTGAGAAGCCCAGAGCCGGACCCGCCAAGAGTGTCTTCGGCTGAGAAGCGCGCGCCACTCCCCTTGCTGCCCGAATGCTCGGAAACAGGAGCCTTTCCCGGGAACTCTTTTTTATGCCAGAACACTTCCTCTCCCCTGCTATCTCTGGGGCTGCCACCCTCCCCCACAGTCCAGGCCCTTCAGCCAAGGGCTCTgcaccagcactttggaagcacTAATAAAGAGGATGCCCGCGTGGCCCCAGCAGTCAGAAGGTGTTGGTTGGTCCCTGGCTATGGCCACTATTGAGAGGGAGGACAGGGTGGGAACATGGAACATGTCCATTTAGGAAGATCCCAGGGGATAGCACAGGTGCTATTATGGCCACTGCCACATGCTGCCTTGGACATGGAGACCCAGTGCTGACCTGTGACTTCAGACCAGACtcttctgagcctcactttccctTTTTATACTACAGGGGAGTTGAGCTGGAGCCTATTCCATTAAAGCAGGCCACGATGACACTGCTCAGAGTGAAGTGGGTGGGGTCTCAGGGACCACCTCGCCTCCTGCCTTCCACAGAAGCTGCTGAGAAGCCTCTGAGGACCTGCAGGCTCTGCAGCACCTAGGGACCTCAAAACCCCTCTCCCTGCACTTTTGTTCACACTGCCTCCTCCCAGCTTTTGTCCCCTCCAAGACAAAGCCAGATTGAGATTCCTCTCTGGCAGTCAGTTTCCTGAGCTACTGTCTCTTCCAAACAGCAGGGGTAAGCCTCCCACATTCTGCTCCAACCAGGCTGTCTGGGGCATGGAACACCAGATTCTCAGCCTGCATGACTCTTCCCTCTCCAGTCCTCTGTCCTCTGTGTGCCTGGAACTGCCAGGTTCAAAAGACCCATAGAGGCCTGTCCCTTTGTGATGGCAAGACCGTGACCATGGACAGGCTGACAGTGGCTCCTTTCGGAGCTGGACTGGCAGAGCCTGGGCTTGTGGTGCCTGGCTCAGGGCTGACGCCTGCTGGGAATGCCCTCCTGTCCCAGGAGGTTCTGGCTGCCCAGAAAGTTTCCCACAGTCCCGGCCAGCCTGGCCTCCTTATATAGCCCTGGGTCCGGGCTgggcctgtgccctgccccaggGGAGCAGACCTGCTGTGAGGAAGGGCCCAGTCCTACTTGCTGGACCCCATGGGGAGACTCTTCCCGCAGACACTGAAAGGAGTGGGTTCCCCTGTGTAATCCCAATCATATCCAGAGCCAAAAGGGTGAGCAGTGGAGACCTGCGCAGAGATGAGGCTTCTGGCCAGTCATGCTAAGGAAGGGGGGCGTCTTCCTTGCAGCTGTAGAAATAGCTCCAGGGTATGGCACCTTTGCCCCAGGCCTGCCACCACCTCTAATGGAGACAGGACTGGTGGAGAaaaccctccccagcctctggaagCCACTGGCTGCCCCAAGGCCCCCAATAGGTTCCCAAGGCAGCTGGCCCCCTCAGGGCTGGTGTCACGGAGCCGTCCTCCTTCCCTGATCCAGGACTTGGCATCTGGCCACACTTTTATGATTCATCTTTACCCATCTGTGGCCACAGACTCAGGAGCTGGCTTCCCCAGGCCACCAGGGAACGCGAGCCCCAGCGGCGCCCAGAGCGCATAATATGTACTCACTCGATCCCACTTTACAAGGAGCAGAGCGCTTCAACTTTAGCAAGGCCGGGACCCACCCCAGGCCTTTGGGCAGCTCTCCCCTGGGTCTGGGCTGTGGCAGCATCACACTGCTCATGACAACAGCATTCTGCCCTCTCTCAACCAGCAATTCCTGGGCTCCCTCCGCTCCACCGAATGCCTCCCCAGTCACCCCTCAGTAGCTGCTGGCACTGTCAGCTCTGTCTTCTGTTCCATGCTCTCCTGTCAATAAACTCCCCGTATGGAGACCTCTGTGCCCCAGGATGTGGCAGGTTTATGACTCAGTTGTATTGCCATTCTTGTTTTGGGGGCCTTGCTGGGGTTGAACCTAAAGTCCTGTCTAGATTAATGGCACCCAAACAGCAGCCTGGGACCCCAGGAGAGGTGCCCAGCACCTCTCACTTCAGAAATACGGCATATCTATCCTGACTCTAGATCTTGCCCCACACAGACACCTCCCAGAGTCACTCCATGCCTTTGGGCCCTCCCATCAGCCAGTCACACTTACCTGGTGGCCAAGCCCCCTTCCTCCTGGAAGCCGCTAGGGTAGCCCTGTAGCCCTAGTCTTCCCGACCATCCCCCCCTGTTTCCCCCCAGGCTGGACTTATGGAGAGCAGACTGACATCTTCACTGTCAGTTCCCTCCCAGCCCTGTGGAGCTTCGTGGAATGCCTGGTGTGAAGGGTCCTGGTGAAGGTTTCGCACTTTTCAGAAGGGGCACGTACCCCCACTCCAACCTGAGCCTACCTTTCTTTGGTATACATTCTTGCCCCCAGCCAAGGTCCACGGGATGTTCGTCATTTGCTTATCTGAGGTCACTGTGGTTTTTGGCTTGTAGATCCCAATTTCCCAGAACCTGCCCCCATGTGGGTGGGGCAGCAAACAAGTTACTAATCCATTCCCCACTTGCTGTCAAGTTCAGAAGCCTTCTGGCAGACACTGGAGCCACGATGAAGCCCCCAAGGCCTGTCTGTACCTGCAGCAAAGTTCTGGTCCTGCTTTCACTGCTGGCCATCCACCAGACCACCACTGCCGAAAAGGTAGCCAGCATCCATGGGTGTGGCATGAGCTGGGGGATGAGAGAACGCCTGGGAAGTGGGGAAGAGCCTCCACATGTGTGAGCGTGTCAGAACAAGTGCGTGTGCATCAGTGTGTGTGCAAAAAAATGGTGCAGACCTCCCGCCAGGCACTACCCCTAGGGCCTTACTGGTATTTTCCCACCTAATAGAGGGGATGCTCCAATCATTTCcactttgcaaatgaggaaatacAGTTTTACAAGCGTGGCTCTACTGCCTTTTAGTAAATGACCTCAGAGGAATGATTTATGCTGTCtatgtctcaatttcctcatgtgtaaaacagGGTAATACTAGAACCTATTCAGAGGGTGGCGGTTGTGGAAACCAAACCCATTGTATCTATAAAGTGCTTAGGACAGTGCTTGTCGCAGAGCAAATACCCAAGCACGTAAACAAGCCACTTGGCACCTCTGTGCCAAACTGCGTTCAGGCAGCCACATGCAGCCGAGCAGAGTTGGTGCGGTGCGCATGAGCATGTCGCACACAAGCAGGTAAGAGGTGCCCGTGTGCCCCTCCTCGGGGGACACAGGCCTCGAGGCAAATGGCACATGCTAGGGGAGTGCCCTGCGGAAGGGGGGATGGGTTGGGGAGAGTCCACTGCGGAGCAGAGAGGACGATTCCCAACTCTTAGAGACCAGACTCTAGTCTACCTCCGAATTCTTCCAGCTCCGAGGGCTTCCTTCTAGGAGACTGGTGGGAGCTTCCCTGTTGCCACAGAGGCCAAAGTCTCCAGAAATCAAAGGACCTGGTCACTGCCCTTTTTCTGGGCAAAGCTAAGCCAGCATGCAAAGCTCCCTGACCCCACCAGGGCTCTCACCCCTGCCCAGAGGCTGAGTGTGATGCCCCTCCCAGACACTGGCCCTGGCTTCACCAGCTCCACCTGCTGCATGCTTGTTCTTCTCCAAGGGGTGCTCTGGGCCCCCATAGATCAAGAAAGACGTGGCCCCTGCCCTGTGGTGCTGTAGGGTGGGGAATGAAGCACACTGCTACCTCTTAACCTGAGACAAATGTTCACATATGAGATGCCTCACTGGGTTCAGCCTGAGGCCTGGTCAGTGGCTCAGTCAGATTGGGAGCCAGGGTTCGGTCTGGAGCCAGAGTCAGGGCCAACTCTTGAAGAGTGTCACCCTGAGCTGAGGTGGCATTGAAACCCTGCAACCCCCTTCTTCTTTGCTGGTCCAGAATGGCGTCGACATCTACAGCCTCACCGTGGACTCCAGGGTCTCATCCCGATTTGCCCACACGGTCGTCACCAGCCGAGTGGTCAATAGGGCCCATACTGTGCAGGAGGCCACCTTCcagatggagctgcccaagaaaGCCTTCATCACCAACTTCTCCATGTAGGTGCCTTCCCACCCTCCTCACCTCTCCACGCCCCCCAGTGCTATGACTCCATCTGCTCAGTGCCAGCAAACCCTCTTCTTGAAGTAAAGCATGTCAGGGTGTACATCTTCAGGAGTACACCCTGCACCTGGGGGCCACACAGGAACAGGGGCTCGCCAAGGGACTTATTCTCAAAGATGCCCCCGTCCTTCCCTCCATCCAGCCATTCATCATCCCTAAGTGCTGTCCAGGTGTTAGGCAGAGAACCACAGCATCTTTGTGACTTTGCCTTTGAGGGAGGAGCACAGACTTGAGGCCTCCTGAGGCCAGACCAGGCAAGAGGGAGCCACCAAAATGCACATTCCAGCTCAAAGTACAGAAAACCTCCTAGACCCTTGGCTTCCCCACAGTGGAGAGTGGCTTGAGGAGGATTCTCCTAGGTATGCCCCAGCTGGGATCCTGCAGAGGACATTTTTGCTCAGGCTGCATGAGAGATGCCTGAGGTTTCTCTGAATTCTATGAGCCAGTGATGGTCCTCACTTTGTCCTCTGCCACCCTCCCCTACCCTTCCCAACTCAGTTTCCAATGTTTACTAAATGCACCAGGACACTGTCTGTCCCTTGCTGCCAGGAAAAGCTGTGATTTAGGACAAGGGCAAGACTCTTCCCAGAAACAGAGAGGGCGATGGTGGGGCAGAGAGGGAGTGTCTCTCATGCGAGGTCCCACACTGCGGCCTCTGGAAAACTGCAGTGGGGGCTAGTTTCCACCCTCAGGCCCCACGCATCCCCCACTCCACAGCAGCCTCTACTTTTCCTAACCCAGAGCCCGGGCCTATGCTGCCCAGCTTGCAGTGCAAGCCCCACGGGCTGTGTCAGCCTTCGACATGGGTGCCAGGGTCAGCAGTTGCCAGGTCCAGGCCCGTGGCATCTGCTGAGAGCCAAAGACTGTCATTTGCCTTCTCTGGACCCAGATGCTGTTGCTGCATGAGTTAGGGGAGCAGACAGCAAGTTGCCTGCTCCCTGACCTGGCCAGGAGCCCCAGCTGGGCATCTGGAGAGATGAAGCACTGCCTACCCAAGGGGAGGAGCGCCACTGCCCACTCACCAGCCCCATCCCAGGCTAGAGTTAAATTATAACCAGGAAGGTCAGGCAGGAGGGACGCGTAGTCCTGACATCCTGGCTGCTCCCCCTCCTGCCCACTGCCACACACTCCCACACTTTCATACCACCCCCAGATGGAGCAGGCGAAGTTGACCAGGCACATCCCTACTCACCCCACAAGGAGGCTCTGGAGAAGTCGTTTTCCTCCCTGAGAAATGGCCTGGGCCATTCTTTCTCAGCCCCCAAAGGATGGCTGCTAGGAGTGTGTCCACACACCCAGGAGTCCCGTCCACCAGTTGTCCAAAACCTCCTTCCAGATATGCCAGCCTCCCTATAGGGTGCCTGCCTCTtgtgggagggagggggcagaCTGCTGTAGGGGGAAAGGGCTCAGAGCCTCCAGCCCTGCGTCTCCTTCCTCCTCAGTCCTGGCCCCACACGGCTGCATGCAGGGCTGGGAACAAGTGTGACTCAGAGAGCTCTTGCTGGTGATGAACTGGTTCCCCTGGAACAGTCCGTGAAGTGGAAGGGACAGGTGGGAATGTGGGCCAGCTTGGGCCAGACTGGACAGGTGAAGAGAAGGCAGGATttagcccagccctgcccctctgcAGCCTCCCCTTCGTCCCTTCTATAAAATGAATGCGTACTGTTACTGTACACACCTCCAGGAGCTAGAGGCCTGGCGCACTTCGCAGAGTGCCCTGCACAGGGTCCTGTATGTGGTAGGTGCATAATAAATGGCACTGGGCTCAGGCAAAGATGGGAGTCACTGTGTCAAGAGGCACACCGAGTCCAGAAAGGCTCTCTGGAGGAGGCAGGAGTGGAATGGGCCCATGCCACCAGGCTCTCAACAACTCCCACCCTTCTGCCCCCAGGATCATCGATGGCATGACCTACCCAGGGATCATCAAGGAGAAGGCCGAAGCCCAGGCACAGTACAGCACAGCAGTGGCCAAGGGAAAGAGCGCTGGCCTCGTCAAGTGAGCTGGCGGGGGGCAGCTTCAGTGGGGAGGGTCTAGACAAAGGCCACCTTGCCTTTGGCCCTTAGTCCTGCTCCCACCTCTACTAGCCTTACCCAACCTGTCCTGGAGGGGCAGGCCTGATGCCCTTCTCCCCCAGGGCCACCGGGAGAAACATGGAGCAGTTCCAGGTGTCAGTCAGTGTGGCTCCCAATGCCAAGATCACCTTTGAGCTGGTCTATGAGGAGCTGCTCAAGCGGTGTTTGGGGGTGTACGAGCTGCTGCTGAAAGTGCGGCCCCAGCAGCTGGTCAAGCACCTGCAGGTACCTGCTGCTACCTCTTCCGGGGAGGCCTCCTGCGTGACCCTTGCCCTGCTGAGGGCGGCCCCTCTTTGTCCCTGGGCCTCCTGTGAGCCCCAGCCCAGGCTCCTGGCTGACCCAGGGACCCACATCTTGCCTCCAGATGGACATTCACATCTTCGAGCCCCAGGGCATCAGCTTCCTGGAGACAGAGAGCACCTTCATGACCAACCAGTTGGTAGACGCCTTCACCACCTGGCAGAATAAGACCAAGGTGGGCCTGTTGTGGTCAGCAGGTGAGGGTACCAAGGGCCCTGCCTTTAGGCCAGCCCTGTGAGCCCGGATTTCTGGAAAGCAGGATGGGCTCTCCCTCCTGTGAGCTGTGAGCTGGAGAGGCTCCTGAGATCTCTGCGTCCTTGCTGTCATTTGGCAGATGGGGAGGGCAAAGCCTAGAGAAGGACCATGGCGTCCTCGTATGAGCCCTGAGATCTGTCTGGGAAGGGGCTGGATAATAGACTGATGTGAGGGTCCTGGGCCCAGGTGGAGAGGAGGAGATGGTTGGACAGCACACATCCTGGAACAGCCTCTGCTTGCGCGGCTCCAGGAACAGGGCGCTCATCACACCCCTCCCCTACGTGAAAGTGGTCCATCAATAACTCAGCCTGAAAGAAAGTGCCCTGGAATACGGACCCAAGGCTGCATCCTGGAATTCTGATTTCCCAATATACAGACGGGTAGAGGGTGTTGTTGGCCTGGCTTTGCTGTTCCTCCCAACTTCAGCCCGGATTATTCCTTCAGGCTCACATCCGGTTCAAGCCAACACTTTCCCAGCAGCAAAAGTACCCAGAGCAGCAAGAAACAGTCCTGGACGGCAACCTCATTATTCGCTATGATGTGGACCGGGCCATCTCCGGGGGCTCCATTCAGGTGGGTGGACTCCAGGCAAGAGCAGAGCAGCCTGGAAGTCTGTCCACCCCCAAGGGCCTGAGCTTGGGTATTTTAGAAGAGGAAAAGAACCACCCTTACTTAGCAGTGTGCACCAGGGACCGGCACAGACAGAAAACACGTGATTTAGTTGTGTTGTCCCTGAAATTATTCCCTTTCCCAGGCAGAAAAGGTTTGTCTCTGAGAAGAGCTGCCCTGTGGGGTTTCCGTCTTTGCCTCTGCTGCTGGGAGGCTCACAACTCAGTTTTATGCACATTTGCAGTAGTTTCTTTCACACTAGTTTCTggcattattattgttgttatattttggtatgatcatggctcactgcaccgtcaaactcccaggttcaaaagatcctcctgcctcagcctccctagtagctgggactacaggcatgcaccaccacacctggctaatttttttttttttttttccggtagAGAcaaggttgcccaggctggtcttgaattcctgggctcaagtgatcctcccacctaagcctcccagagtgctggaattacaggcgtgattcaccacacccagccatttctGCCATTGTTATTATACTTCCCTTTTACTCCATGTTTTTGAAGTCTTCCCTCTTTTGATGGTTGTCAGGTTTATGATGTCTGAACTTTTTAGTATAAGCCATCTGAAATACTAAAACAAATAGAAGGAAAAGTTGCAGGGAGAGTTCTAGTGGGCTATGCATGAGCAGGGAAGGCTTCCACAAGAAAGGGGCTGGTCTGAGCCCTGAAAAAGGGCAAGGTTTTGGGGAGGTTAGCAGTGGGATGGAAATGGGATTGGAACAGAGCACAGAAACCCAGAATTTGGGGTAAGGGGGCTGAATGGGGATAGGGCACAATCGTAGCTCTGATGGCCTGGGTGGGTCTCACTCTGGCCACAGATCGAGAACGGCTACTTTGTACACTACTTTGCCCCCGAGGGCCTAACCACAATGCCCAAGAATGTGGTCTTTGTCATTGACAAGAGCGGCTCCATGAGTGGCAGGAAAATCCAGCAGGTAGGTCCTGTGGCCCTGGGCAGGGCCCTGAAAACTCCCAGGCCCTTCACACTATCAGCTGTGGTCCGACAGGCAGACCCCCTTCCTTCACCTTTCGGCACCATGGGGCGGGTGGCTCTCAGGAGCCAAGGTTGGCCAGAGCCTAGGGCAGCCCCTGTTCCTAGAGCAGATACCATGACCTCACCCCTGAGACAGAAGTCCAAGGATGCCAGCCCAAGGGCACACGAGCCCTCAGGGAGCCCTTCTGAAGCACCCACGTTTCCTCTCCCTGACCAGACCCGGGAAGCCCTAATCAAGATCCTGGATGACCTCAGCCCCAGAGACCAGTTCAACCTCATCGTCTTCAGTACAGAAGCAACTCAGTGGAGGCCATCACTGGTGCCAGCCTCAGCCGAGAACGTGAACAAGGCCAGGAGCTTTGCTGCCGGCATCCAGGCCCTGGGAGGTAAGTGCCTCTGCGGCCCTGCAGGGTGGGGGCTTCCAGGGCTCCTGGCCGGGGGCCACCTTGAGAGTGTGTGCTCCTCAGGGACCAACATCAATGATGCAATGCTGATGGCTGTGCAGTTGCTGGACAGCAGCAACCAGGAGGAGCGGCTGCCCGACGGGAGTGTCTCACTCATCATCCTGCTCACCGATGGCGACCCCACTGTGGGTGAGGGCCCTGCCCGCGACTCCAGGACATGCTGCACGGGGGAGGCGGCTGGGGCTGCACCTGGGCTTGCTGTGGGACCTGGGCAGGGAGAGGGGGTCACTGAGGCCCCTCGGCTCTGAGGTTCTAGAAGTATTCATCAAGCAAATCACTATTTTCTCACCCTCATCGCAAACCCCTGGGTCCAGGGGAGACTAACCCCAGGAGCATCCAGAAGAACGTGCGGGAAGCTGTAAGTGGCCGGTACAGCCTCTTCTGCCTGGGCTTCGGCTTCGACGTCAGCTATGCCTTCCTGGAGAAGCTGGCACTGGACAACGGCGGCCTGGCTCGGCGTATCCATGAGGACTCAGACTCCGCCctgcagctccaggtgccagcgTGCCCCAGGTGGGCTGCACAGAGAAGTGGGCAGTCATAAAGCCCGGCCTTTATGACACCCCCAACCCTGCAGGACTTCTACCAGGAAGTGGCCAACCCACTGCTGACAGCAGTGACCTTCGAGTACCCAAGCAATGCCGTGGAGGAGGTCACTCAAAACAACTTCCGGCTCCTCTTCAAGGGCTCAGAGATGGTGGTGGCTGGGAAGCTCCAGGACCAGGGGCCTGATGTGCTCACAGCCACAGTCAGTGGGAAGCTGGTGAGTGTGGCCAAAGCCACCCTGGAGGGGaacggcagcctccacctctgcagCCAGAGGGGCTGCACTCAAATCCCAGACCTGCCCAGCTCCAGCTTTCCCCTCTGCTGCCTGTGGATGACACAGGGGCATGGCAGGGATTCAATGAGACAGTGGAGTGATTCTCATGAGACCAGCACATACAGGCTCTCGGCAGCCGGTCTGTGCACCTGCGAGCACAGGTGAGGGCAGGGATTCCTCCCTAGTTGTCTTCTCCTCCTATCCTGGTACCACAACCCTCTCAGGTTGCAGTCGGACAGGAAGGGCTGcttctatttcacagatgagcagACTGAGCTCCAGGCAGGGCAGGCAGCTTGCCCTGGGCCCCACTGCAACCAGGCCAAGAGCCCAGCTTGCCATGTGGCACCCTGTCCTTGCCCAGCCTTCCCTGCCTCCTTGCAGGGACCCCCTGTCATTTCACAAAGAGAAACTGAGCACAGGCTCTGCGGCAGGGCCTTCTTCAGGCCCTGGGATGCAGCAGTGAATGAGGCTGACCCCTCCGTGACCTCATGGGAGAGACAACCCGAGGACATATCACCACACAAACCAGCTACAGGCTGGGATCTAACCCTGGACTCAAGAGAGCAGCACTAGGAGccccagcctggcctggggatcagggagggcttcctggaggaggcccAGCAGAGACAAAGAGATAAGTAGGAGTGGGAAGAGTCCAGATGGGGCAATGGAGGAATATGTTAGGCCCCTGTGGCATGAGGGTAGCGTGTGTGAAGAGAATAGCAGTGGGTGTTGGGGGCCCACGGCCTTGTCTCAGGACAAGTCCCCAAATGTCATGACTGTTGGTACAGGCTGCGTGGCCACCCCGCCTGGCTTcaaacccagctctgccacctcccAGATAGGAGACATGGAGAAGTCACTTAACCTCCATGTACCGCAGTTTCCTGCTATGTAAACATAGGAGGAAACATGGGAATAAGTCGCATGCCCCCCTCATAAAGTCACTGTGATTGATGTCCAGTGATAAGCACTCCATACATGTCAGCAGCTGATTTAGCTTGGAGGCCGTGGGTTCCCAAAGTACAGAACCCAAGGTGACTCAGGGGAGTTCACAGACAGACATGGCTTTGTTTTAGtggttatttacttattttaatgtgtattctGAAAAATATGACCTGAACTTCAgacctaagattttttttttttgagatagagtctcgctctgtctcccaggctggagtgcagtggttcaatctcggctcattgcaagctccgcctcccaggttcacgccattctcctgcctcagcctcccgaatagctgggactacaggcgcccaccaccacgcccggctaattttttgtatttttagtagagacggggtttcactgtgttagccaggatggtctt belongs to Pongo pygmaeus isolate AG05252 chromosome 2, NHGRI_mPonPyg2-v2.0_pri, whole genome shotgun sequence and includes:
- the ITIH4 gene encoding inter-alpha-trypsin inhibitor heavy chain H4 isoform X3 — encoded protein: MKPPRPVCTCSKVLVLLSLLAIHQTTTAEKNGVDIYSLTVDSRVSSRFAHTVVTSRVVNRAHTVQEATFQMELPKKAFITNFSMIIDGMTYPGIIKEKAEAQAQYSTAVAKGKSAGLVKATGRNMEQFQVSVSVAPNAKITFELVYEELLKRCLGVYELLLKVRPQQLVKHLQMDIHIFEPQGISFLETESTFMTNQLVDAFTTWQNKTKAHIRFKPTLSQQQKYPEQQETVLDGNLIIRYDVDRAISGGSIQIENGYFVHYFAPEGLTTMPKNVVFVIDKSGSMSGRKIQQTREALIKILDDLSPRDQFNLIVFSTEATQWRPSLVPASAENVNKARSFAAGIQALGGTNINDAMLMAVQLLDSSNQEERLPDGSVSLIILLTDGDPTVGETNPRSIQKNVREAVSGRYSLFCLGFGFDVSYAFLEKLALDNGGLARRIHEDSDSALQLQDFYQEVANPLLTAVTFEYPSNAVEEVTQNNFRLLFKGSEMVVAGKLQDQGPDVLTATVSGKLPTQNITFQTESSVAEQEAEFQSPKYIFHNFMERLWAYLTIQQLLEQTVSASDADQQALRTQALNLSLAYSFVTPLTSMVVTKPEDQEQSQVAEKPVEGESRNRNVHSGLDHTEASFSPRRGWSRQAGAAGSRMNFRPGVLSPGQLGLPGPPDAPDRAAFHPFRRLAISPPATSNPDPAVSRVMNTKIEETTMTAQSPAPIQAPSAILPLPGQSVERLCVDPRHRQGPVNLLSDPEQGVEVTGQYEREKAGFSWIEVTFKNPPVRVHASPEHVVVTRNRRSSAYKWKETLFSVMPGLKITMDKTGLLLLSDPDKVTIGLLFWDGRGEGLRLLLRDTDRFASHVGGTLGQFYQEVLWGSPAASDDGKRTLRVQGNDHSATRERRLDYQEGPPGVEISCWSVEL
- the ITIH4 gene encoding inter-alpha-trypsin inhibitor heavy chain H4 isoform X2, which translates into the protein MKPPRPVCTCSKVLVLLSLLAIHQTTTAEKNGVDIYSLTVDSRVSSRFAHTVVTSRVVNRAHTVQEATFQMELPKKAFITNFSMIIDGMTYPGIIKEKAEAQAQYSTAVAKGKSAGLVKATGRNMEQFQVSVSVAPNAKITFELVYEELLKRCLGVYELLLKVRPQQLVKHLQMDIHIFEPQGISFLETESTFMTNQLVDAFTTWQNKTKAHIRFKPTLSQQQKYPEQQETVLDGNLIIRYDVDRAISGGSIQIENGYFVHYFAPEGLTTMPKNVVFVIDKSGSMSGRKIQQTREALIKILDDLSPRDQFNLIVFSTEATQWRPSLVPASAENVNKARSFAAGIQALGGTNINDAMLMAVQLLDSSNQEERLPDGSVSLIILLTDGDPTVGETNPRSIQKNVREAVSGRYSLFCLGFGFDVSYAFLEKLALDNGGLARRIHEDSDSALQLQDFYQEVANPLLTAVTFEYPSNAVEEVTQNNFRLLFKGSEMVVAGKLQDQGPDVLTATVSGKLPTQNITFQTESSVAEQEAEFQSPKYIFHNFMERLWAYLTIQQLLEQTVSASDADQQALRTQALNLSLAYSFVTPLTSMVVTKPEDQEQSQVAEKPVEGESRNRNVHSGSTFFKYYLQGAKIPKPGLDHTEASFSPRRGWSRQAGAAGSRMNFRPGVLSPGQLGLPGPPDAPDRAAFHPFRRLAISPPATSNPDPAVSRVMNTKIEETTMTAQSPAPIQAPSAILPLPGQSVERLCVDPRHRQGPVNLLSDPEQGVEVTGQYEREKAGFSWIEVTFKNPPVRVHASPEHVVVTRNRRSSAYKWKETLFSVMPGLKITMDKTGLLLLSDPDKVTIGLLFWDGRGEGLRLLLRDTDRFASHVGGTLGQFYQEVLWGSPAASDDGKRTLRVQGNDHSATRERRLDYQEGPPGVEISCWSVEL
- the ITIH4 gene encoding inter-alpha-trypsin inhibitor heavy chain H4 isoform X1; the encoded protein is MKPPRPVCTCSKVLVLLSLLAIHQTTTAEKNGVDIYSLTVDSRVSSRFAHTVVTSRVVNRAHTVQEATFQMELPKKAFITNFSMIIDGMTYPGIIKEKAEAQAQYSTAVAKGKSAGLVKATGRNMEQFQVSVSVAPNAKITFELVYEELLKRCLGVYELLLKVRPQQLVKHLQMDIHIFEPQGISFLETESTFMTNQLVDAFTTWQNKTKAHIRFKPTLSQQQKYPEQQETVLDGNLIIRYDVDRAISGGSIQIENGYFVHYFAPEGLTTMPKNVVFVIDKSGSMSGRKIQQTREALIKILDDLSPRDQFNLIVFSTEATQWRPSLVPASAENVNKARSFAAGIQALGGTNINDAMLMAVQLLDSSNQEERLPDGSVSLIILLTDGDPTVGETNPRSIQKNVREAVSGRYSLFCLGFGFDVSYAFLEKLALDNGGLARRIHEDSDSALQLQDFYQEVANPLLTAVTFEYPSNAVEEVTQNNFRLLFKGSEMVVAGKLQDQGPDVLTATVSGKLVSVAKATLEGNGSLHLCSQRGCTQIPDLPSSSFPLCCLWMTQGHGRDSMRQWSDSHETSTYRLSAAGLCTCEHRKCSPHSQRVGPAPAPIMEELRSTRPDADVRPSLLLPWLGPSFQPTQNITFQTESSVAEQEAEFQSPKYIFHNFMERLWAYLTIQQLLEQTVSASDADQQALRTQALNLSLAYSFVTPLTSMVVTKPEDQEQSQVAEKPVEGESRNRNVHSGSTFFKYYLQGAKIPKPGLDHTEASFSPRRGWSRQAGAAGSRMNFRPGVLSPGQLGLPGPPDAPDRAAFHPFRRLAISPPATSNPDPAVSRVMNTKIEETTMTAQSPAPIQAPSAILPLPGQSVERLCVDPRHRQGPVNLLSDPEQGVEVTGQYEREKAGFSWIEVTFKNPPVRVHASPEHVVVTRNRRSSAYKWKETLFSVMPGLKITMDKTGLLLLSDPDKVTIGLLFWDGRGEGLRLLLRDTDRFASHVGGTLGQFYQEVLWGSPAASDDGKRTLRVQGNDHSATRERRLDYQEGPPGVEISCWSVEL